The proteins below come from a single uncultured Dethiosulfovibrio sp. genomic window:
- a CDS encoding trypsin-like peptidase domain-containing protein, with translation MLSCFMVLGGPLYATDIDVLALMEESQRALANMLESSILYVLVDDDDSYSMGTAFVVADGFALTNAHVIESAGDILVMSSFQSPVKARVIKQEYSGKTGGNDFALLKFSPSPKLTPVTFTNRVNRMDRVSAWGFPVLVTQFDQSFDDILEGKLKKAPPMVYTEGTVNALVEKNRQMTVIHSAAIAGGNSGGPLVNARGEVVGINTWGYTEEDEGAFVNASIPTERIAPFLQRCGISPLFSRTSPALPQLPPMSLPQVSLPQVNLPEVGQSPSSEISSLKKMAQSGDSDAQAALGAMYYDGEDVPQDTVEAIKWLEKASKGGSLEAKALLGVILIFEEDHSDPNRGLLLLRESSRSDSEGEIFSVLSRVYYDGEIFGIPRDEDESFKWAQKASGKGDADGTAMLAMLYYFGEGVDEDDKKALQLAEKAVKAGSSLGKAVMAWMYYDGVAVKEDLKKALALATDAAEDDEPSAQGLLAYMYFYGYGVKEDHRTAEGWARRAVDQGNEFGWFVLGSLYMDGAVVEKDLPMAWAYLDLANERYVSDAEEALEKLNKRMSSKDLKRAKDIQDRWFKEWGVSRR, from the coding sequence TTGCTGTCCTGTTTTATGGTGCTCGGTGGGCCCCTCTACGCCACCGATATCGACGTTTTAGCCCTGATGGAGGAGAGCCAGAGGGCTCTGGCGAATATGCTAGAGTCCAGTATTCTCTACGTCTTGGTTGACGACGACGATTCCTACAGCATGGGAACCGCCTTCGTGGTAGCCGACGGCTTCGCTCTGACCAACGCCCATGTGATAGAGTCCGCTGGCGATATCCTGGTTATGAGCTCCTTTCAAAGCCCCGTAAAGGCCAGGGTGATCAAGCAGGAGTACAGCGGTAAAACCGGAGGCAACGACTTCGCCCTGCTCAAATTTTCACCGTCCCCTAAACTGACGCCGGTAACCTTCACCAACAGGGTTAACCGTATGGACCGAGTCAGTGCCTGGGGATTTCCGGTTCTTGTGACCCAGTTTGACCAGAGCTTCGACGACATACTGGAGGGCAAGCTAAAAAAAGCCCCTCCTATGGTCTACACCGAGGGAACGGTTAACGCTCTGGTCGAGAAAAACAGACAGATGACCGTCATCCACTCCGCCGCCATAGCAGGAGGTAACAGCGGTGGCCCTCTGGTCAACGCCAGAGGCGAGGTGGTCGGCATTAACACCTGGGGATACACCGAGGAGGACGAAGGGGCATTCGTCAACGCCTCAATCCCGACGGAGCGGATAGCTCCCTTCCTTCAAAGATGCGGGATCTCCCCCCTGTTCTCCCGGACGTCTCCTGCACTGCCCCAGCTTCCTCCTATGTCACTACCTCAGGTGTCTCTTCCACAGGTGAACTTGCCGGAGGTAGGGCAATCGCCATCGTCGGAGATATCAAGCCTCAAGAAAATGGCCCAGTCCGGCGACAGCGACGCCCAGGCCGCCCTCGGTGCCATGTACTACGACGGAGAGGATGTCCCTCAGGATACAGTCGAGGCCATCAAATGGCTGGAAAAGGCATCAAAAGGGGGTAGCCTTGAGGCTAAGGCCCTGTTAGGGGTCATACTTATATTCGAGGAGGACCACAGCGACCCGAACAGAGGGCTTTTGCTACTTAGAGAGTCCTCCCGTTCCGACTCGGAAGGGGAGATCTTCTCGGTGCTATCCAGGGTTTACTACGACGGAGAGATATTCGGAATTCCGAGGGACGAGGATGAATCGTTCAAGTGGGCCCAAAAGGCCTCCGGTAAGGGGGACGCCGACGGAACCGCCATGCTTGCCATGCTCTACTATTTCGGCGAGGGAGTGGACGAAGACGATAAAAAGGCCCTCCAGCTGGCGGAAAAGGCGGTTAAGGCAGGAAGCTCCCTGGGCAAAGCGGTTATGGCCTGGATGTACTACGACGGCGTGGCGGTAAAGGAGGACCTTAAAAAGGCCCTAGCGTTGGCCACCGACGCAGCGGAGGACGACGAACCATCCGCTCAGGGCCTGCTGGCCTACATGTATTTCTACGGCTACGGGGTCAAGGAGGATCATCGCACCGCAGAGGGCTGGGCCAGAAGGGCGGTGGATCAGGGGAACGAGTTTGGCTGGTTTGTCCTGGGGTCGCTGTACATGGATGGAGCTGTGGTTGAAAAGGACCTGCCTATGGCCTGGGCCTACCTCGACCTAGCCAACGAGAGATACGTATCCGACGCGGAGGAAGCTCTGGAGAAACTGAATAAAAGGATGTCCTCAAAGGACCTCAAACGGGCCAAGGACATCCAGGACCGCTGGTTCAAGGAGTGGGGCGTTTCGAGGCGGTAG
- a CDS encoding YwbE family protein: protein MSGELRKDVRPGLKVMVVQKQDQRSGKLTEGVVRDILTKSPSHPHGIKVRLEDGTVGRVQEIVE, encoded by the coding sequence ATGTCAGGAGAGCTCAGAAAGGACGTAAGGCCGGGGCTGAAGGTTATGGTGGTCCAAAAGCAGGATCAGAGGAGCGGCAAGCTCACCGAGGGGGTCGTCAGGGACATACTGACCAAAAGCCCCTCCCATCCCCACGGAATAAAGGTCCGTCTGGAGGACGGAACGGTGGGAAGGGTGCAGGAGATAGTGGAATAA
- a CDS encoding exonuclease SbcCD subunit D C-terminal domain-containing protein, whose product MDHSSSGIRLLHTSDWHLGRALYGKKRYDEFKAFTDWLATTVQEKGVHVLVVAGDVFDTTTPSNRSQELYYRFLCQVAGSTCRHVVVIGGNHDSPSFLDAPRELLKALEVHVVGKAAESPKDEVLVLKAEDGTPEMIVCAVPYLRDRDIRQVEPGETVQDKELKMAEGIKAHYHAVASQARSIREDLGIHIPIVGTGHLFTAGGKTVEGDGVRDLYVGSLAYVNSAVFLDSFDYTALGHLHVPQKVDGSEVVRYSGSPIPMGFGEAGRRKSLCLVDFNGKDPSVELVEVPVFQRLERIKGDLEGILKRIDELSLSGSKIWLEIVYDGDEVIGDLRDRLENALSDDMEILRLKDNRVFRQALGMEFEGESLEDLGEDDVFRRLLCAREVPEDQWQELTETYGEIVSSLFEEDTKAE is encoded by the coding sequence ATGGATCACTCTTCGTCGGGCATTAGGCTGCTTCACACATCCGACTGGCATCTAGGCAGGGCCCTTTACGGGAAAAAAAGATACGACGAGTTTAAGGCGTTTACGGACTGGCTTGCGACGACGGTTCAGGAAAAGGGCGTCCACGTCCTTGTCGTGGCGGGGGACGTCTTCGACACCACAACCCCGAGCAACCGGTCCCAGGAGCTTTATTACCGTTTTCTATGCCAGGTGGCTGGCTCTACCTGTAGGCACGTTGTCGTAATAGGGGGCAACCATGATTCCCCCTCCTTTCTCGACGCCCCAAGGGAGCTGTTAAAGGCCCTGGAAGTCCACGTGGTGGGCAAGGCGGCAGAATCCCCGAAGGACGAGGTATTGGTTCTCAAAGCAGAGGATGGCACCCCCGAGATGATCGTCTGCGCCGTGCCCTACCTCCGTGACAGGGACATCCGACAGGTGGAGCCAGGAGAGACTGTCCAGGACAAAGAGCTAAAGATGGCGGAGGGCATAAAAGCCCACTACCATGCGGTGGCGTCGCAGGCCAGATCCATAAGGGAGGATCTTGGAATCCATATTCCCATAGTCGGGACTGGACACCTCTTTACCGCCGGAGGAAAAACCGTAGAGGGCGACGGAGTCCGAGACCTCTATGTAGGATCTCTGGCCTACGTCAACTCGGCTGTTTTCTTAGACAGCTTCGACTACACCGCCTTAGGCCACCTTCACGTTCCCCAGAAGGTCGACGGATCGGAGGTCGTGAGGTATAGCGGATCCCCTATACCTATGGGCTTTGGGGAGGCAGGGCGAAGAAAGAGCCTCTGTCTGGTGGACTTTAACGGCAAAGATCCCTCGGTAGAGCTTGTAGAGGTGCCGGTCTTTCAGAGGCTGGAGAGGATAAAGGGAGACCTGGAGGGTATCCTAAAGCGGATCGACGAGCTGTCCCTGAGCGGTTCAAAGATCTGGCTGGAGATCGTCTACGACGGAGATGAGGTTATAGGCGACCTGAGGGACAGACTGGAAAACGCCCTCTCCGACGATATGGAGATCCTCAGGCTCAAGGATAACCGGGTTTTCCGGCAGGCCCTAGGCATGGAGTTTGAAGGGGAGTCCCTGGAGGACCTGGGCGAGGACGACGTCTTCCGCCGACTGCTTTGCGCCAGGGAAGTTCCAGAGGACCAGTGGCAGGAGCTTACCGAGACTTATGGCGAAATCGTCTCATCCCTTTTTGAGGAAGACACCAAGGCGGAGTAG